A DNA window from Agarivorans sp. TSD2052 contains the following coding sequences:
- a CDS encoding threonine/serine exporter family protein codes for MLRSFRNTPEPVQAPVRQITLEQQTSICRVAVQAGRIMQQHGAESKLIEETTVRLGLALGLDSVELAITANALILTGLSNGRCITTTRRVYDRGINMHMVCEVQRITIMAEKQLLDESDVVKRLARLVPYKHNRWLVVFMIGLSCACFSHLFGGDWSVFGMTFIASAVAMTFRQEMAHRHHNPILNFGMTAFVATTIAGLAVRYDIGNQPQTVMAASVLLLVPGFPLINAVSDMVKGHISMGISRWFFASLLTLGVAMGIAFSMWATGVSGWL; via the coding sequence ATGTTACGCTCGTTTAGAAATACTCCGGAGCCTGTCCAGGCTCCGGTTCGTCAAATTACCCTCGAACAACAAACCAGTATTTGTAGAGTAGCCGTGCAAGCTGGCCGCATCATGCAACAGCATGGGGCTGAGAGTAAGCTCATTGAAGAAACTACTGTACGCTTAGGCTTAGCCCTCGGCTTAGATAGCGTAGAACTCGCCATTACCGCAAATGCATTAATTCTGACAGGCTTATCTAATGGGCGTTGTATTACTACCACGCGTCGCGTTTACGACCGCGGGATTAACATGCACATGGTGTGTGAAGTTCAGCGCATTACTATCATGGCAGAAAAACAGCTATTGGATGAAAGTGACGTTGTTAAACGTTTAGCCCGCTTAGTGCCATACAAACATAACCGTTGGTTGGTGGTGTTTATGATTGGTTTATCTTGCGCTTGCTTTAGTCACCTATTTGGTGGCGACTGGTCGGTATTTGGCATGACCTTTATCGCGTCCGCTGTCGCGATGACCTTTCGCCAAGAGATGGCCCATCGACATCATAATCCCATTCTTAACTTTGGCATGACCGCGTTTGTAGCAACCACTATCGCCGGTTTAGCAGTACGTTATGACATTGGTAATCAACCCCAAACGGTAATGGCCGCCTCTGTGCTGTTGCTGGTGCCTGGCTTCCCCTTGATTAATGCCGTATCTGATATGGTAAAGGGGCATATTAGTATGGGGATCTCACGGTGGTTTTTTGCGTCTCTTCTTACTTTAGGGGTGGCCATGGGAATTGCTTTCTCCATGTGGGCGACGGGTGTAAGTGGGTGGTTATAA
- the pdxA gene encoding 4-hydroxythreonine-4-phosphate dehydrogenase PdxA encodes MSQQVSRIAITPGEPAGIGPDLVLSISQRDWPMELVVIADPNLLQDRAKQLGIDISLRPYQPEQQAKPQAAGTLTIAPISMSSPAVAGQLDEANGHYVLDTLKFACDGNMNGQFAAVVTGPVHKGIINKAGVSFSGHTEFFAQQSGTSDVVMLLATEGLRVALATTHLPLAYVAKAITHERLYNIISILHHDLKTKFAIKQPKIFVCGLNPHAGEDGHLGREELDVIIPLLDQMRAEKGMDLIGPLPADTLFQPKYLDEADAVLAMYHDQGLPVIKYKGFGNSVNITLGLPFIRTSVDHGTALELAGTGEADHGSMITAIEQAIDMVEREHE; translated from the coding sequence ATGAGCCAACAGGTATCACGAATCGCGATTACGCCAGGTGAACCCGCTGGTATAGGCCCAGATTTAGTACTAAGCATTAGTCAGCGTGACTGGCCAATGGAGTTAGTGGTAATCGCCGATCCCAACTTACTTCAAGATCGCGCTAAACAACTGGGGATTGACATAAGCTTACGCCCCTATCAGCCTGAGCAACAAGCTAAACCACAGGCCGCTGGTACCTTAACTATTGCGCCCATTTCGATGAGCAGCCCAGCAGTGGCAGGTCAACTTGATGAAGCCAATGGTCACTATGTGCTTGATACCTTAAAATTTGCTTGCGACGGCAACATGAATGGTCAATTTGCGGCGGTGGTCACCGGCCCTGTTCACAAAGGCATCATCAATAAAGCGGGTGTTTCATTCAGTGGACACACAGAGTTTTTCGCCCAACAATCGGGCACTTCTGATGTTGTCATGTTGTTAGCCACTGAAGGCTTGCGTGTTGCGTTAGCGACTACCCATTTACCGCTAGCCTATGTCGCTAAAGCGATAACCCATGAGCGCTTATACAATATTATTAGTATCTTGCATCATGACTTAAAAACAAAGTTTGCCATTAAGCAGCCAAAAATCTTTGTCTGTGGCCTCAACCCACATGCCGGTGAAGACGGCCATTTAGGTCGCGAAGAGTTGGATGTAATCATCCCCTTACTAGACCAAATGCGCGCAGAAAAAGGCATGGACTTAATCGGACCGCTGCCAGCAGATACTCTATTTCAGCCTAAATATTTAGATGAAGCAGATGCCGTACTAGCGATGTATCACGATCAAGGCTTGCCGGTTATTAAGTACAAAGGATTTGGAAACTCGGTCAACATCACCTTAGGCCTGCCCTTTATTAGAACATCAGTTGATCACGGAACAGCCTTAGAACTCGCTGGCACTGGTGAAGCCGACCATGGAAGTATGATAACCGCAATTGAACAAGCCATTGATATGGTAGAGCGTGAACATGAATAA
- a CDS encoding symmetrical bis(5'-nucleosyl)-tetraphosphatase yields MATYFVGDIQGCLDELKALLKQVKFSPKRDQLWLAGDLVARGPQSLETLRFVMDLGEAAQVVLGNHDLHLLAVANGIHRAKRRDKLHALLDAPDRDELLNWLRCQPLIAKHPEFDVVMVHAGIYPKWKVSKALKLGQEVQNQLSGDNYLALLQNMYGNEPAHWSDELVGYDRLRYIINVFTRMRYCFPDASLDFELKIPPNKNTNPNLRPWFELPGKHLKQTHIIFGHWAALMGKSKSPLVNGLDTGCVWGNHLTMLRWDDQRFYTQACLSDEAKA; encoded by the coding sequence ATGGCTACCTACTTCGTTGGCGATATTCAAGGCTGCCTAGATGAACTCAAGGCGCTACTGAAACAAGTGAAGTTTTCCCCAAAAAGGGATCAACTATGGCTCGCCGGTGATTTGGTAGCGCGAGGCCCCCAATCATTGGAAACCTTGCGGTTTGTGATGGACTTGGGAGAGGCTGCTCAAGTGGTATTAGGTAACCATGATTTACACCTATTGGCAGTGGCCAATGGCATTCATCGCGCCAAACGCCGTGATAAGTTACACGCTTTATTAGACGCCCCAGACCGTGACGAATTACTCAACTGGCTGCGCTGTCAGCCACTGATTGCCAAACATCCAGAGTTTGACGTAGTGATGGTGCACGCAGGCATCTACCCTAAATGGAAAGTAAGCAAAGCGCTCAAGCTAGGGCAAGAAGTGCAAAACCAGTTGTCCGGCGACAATTACTTAGCGTTACTGCAGAATATGTATGGCAACGAACCTGCGCACTGGAGTGATGAGCTAGTAGGTTATGATCGACTGCGCTACATCATTAATGTATTTACTCGGATGCGCTATTGCTTTCCAGACGCCAGTTTAGACTTCGAGCTAAAAATCCCACCCAATAAAAATACTAACCCCAATCTCAGGCCTTGGTTTGAGCTTCCTGGGAAGCACCTCAAACAAACCCATATAATATTTGGTCATTGGGCAGCCTTAATGGGTAAAAGTAAAAGCCCATTAGTTAATGGGCTAGATACTGGCTGTGTATGGGGTAACCACCTCACGATGTTGCGTTGGGACGACCAACGCTTTTATACCCAAGCTTGCTTAAGTGACGAGGCTAAAGCTTAA
- the murU gene encoding N-acetylmuramate alpha-1-phosphate uridylyltransferase MurU, whose amino-acid sequence MTALTTAMILAAGRGERMRPLTDNCPKPLLKVAGKALIEWHIDKLVAAGFKRVVINTAYLGQQIESYLGDGQRWNIELRYSHEHTALETAGGIKNALPLIAADPFLVINGDIWNDWDYKQLAKLEIGSVNAHLLMVENPPHNQAGDFAIANGKVLDRPEFTFSGVAVYRAAFFTGLQTGKQALAPLLRKAMSEQQVAGQLQPGQWVDVGTPQRLNELNNQLTNSRD is encoded by the coding sequence ATGACTGCGCTAACAACAGCAATGATCTTGGCTGCGGGGCGCGGCGAACGAATGCGACCGCTAACCGATAATTGTCCTAAACCTCTATTAAAGGTGGCTGGTAAGGCGTTAATTGAATGGCATATCGATAAGTTGGTGGCGGCTGGATTTAAGCGAGTGGTGATTAATACCGCTTATTTGGGCCAACAGATAGAAAGCTATTTAGGAGACGGTCAGCGCTGGAATATTGAACTGCGTTACAGCCATGAGCATACCGCCCTAGAAACAGCGGGTGGCATAAAAAACGCCTTACCGTTGATAGCCGCCGATCCTTTTTTAGTGATTAATGGCGATATATGGAATGATTGGGATTATAAGCAACTCGCCAAGCTTGAAATCGGCAGTGTTAATGCCCATTTGTTAATGGTAGAAAACCCTCCGCATAATCAAGCGGGTGACTTTGCCATTGCTAATGGCAAAGTACTTGATCGACCTGAGTTTACATTTAGCGGTGTAGCCGTTTATCGAGCGGCTTTTTTTACTGGTTTGCAAACCGGCAAGCAAGCGCTAGCACCCTTGTTGCGAAAGGCTATGTCTGAGCAGCAAGTGGCTGGGCAGTTACAACCTGGCCAATGGGTCGATGTGGGTACACCGCAGCGGCTAAACGAATTAAATAATCAATTAACAAATAGCAGAGATTAA
- a CDS encoding aminoglycoside phosphotransferase family protein codes for MSNNVRESGLQQWLSKSLDIELPELTMISGDASFRRYFRFDYNAEKTAIAVDAPPSTEKNAQFVALAGCLAEHQLAVPKVEVANLENGYLCLEDLGSTMLEDKLDASTATELYRQASDLIVQLQTLNRSQLPEIEFFDSEFIERELAIFSDWFVAKELQISDASWQQSAQWRDVCELLSSAILEQPYVAMHRDFHSRNLMLKDSRMVMIDFQDMVWGPISYDLVSLLRDCYVAWPESLVAQLSKEFYLSQKMLQQVDESQWQRWFDFTGLQRHLKAVGIFCRLDHRDGKTAYRAAIPQTLHYILDVSARYPELKALNQWLSPFAKGFNK; via the coding sequence ATGAGTAATAATGTGCGTGAATCTGGTTTACAACAATGGTTGTCAAAAAGTTTAGACATTGAGCTTCCCGAGTTAACAATGATTAGTGGTGATGCTAGTTTTCGGCGCTATTTCCGTTTCGATTATAATGCTGAAAAAACCGCCATCGCGGTGGATGCTCCACCCAGTACTGAAAAAAATGCACAGTTCGTCGCCTTAGCGGGTTGTTTAGCTGAGCACCAACTAGCGGTTCCTAAGGTTGAGGTGGCTAACTTAGAAAACGGCTATTTGTGTTTGGAAGATCTCGGCTCTACGATGCTAGAGGATAAACTTGATGCCAGTACGGCTACTGAATTATATAGACAAGCTAGTGACTTAATCGTTCAGTTACAGACGCTTAATCGATCTCAATTACCAGAAATAGAGTTTTTTGATAGCGAATTTATCGAACGAGAGTTAGCCATTTTTTCAGACTGGTTTGTCGCAAAAGAATTACAAATCAGTGACGCTAGCTGGCAACAATCAGCTCAATGGCGTGATGTTTGCGAGCTATTAAGCTCGGCAATTTTAGAGCAACCTTACGTTGCTATGCATCGAGACTTTCATAGTCGCAATCTGATGTTGAAAGATTCACGCATGGTGATGATTGATTTCCAAGATATGGTTTGGGGGCCGATTAGCTATGATCTGGTTTCCTTATTACGAGATTGTTACGTCGCATGGCCAGAATCCTTGGTCGCGCAGTTAAGCAAAGAGTTTTATCTTTCTCAGAAAATGTTGCAGCAAGTCGATGAAAGTCAGTGGCAACGCTGGTTTGATTTCACCGGTTTGCAGCGACACTTAAAGGCGGTGGGCATCTTTTGTCGCCTTGATCATAGAGATGGTAAAACCGCTTATCGAGCGGCGATACCACAAACGCTGCATTATATTCTCGACGTTAGCGCTCGCTATCCTGAACTGAAAGCGTTGAATCAATGGCTAAGCCCCTTCGCGAAGGGCTTTAATAAATGA
- a CDS encoding threonine/serine exporter family protein, whose translation MIDLIKLLIEDALFSAVPAVGFAMVFNVPTRMLGFCAIGGAFAHSLRTLSIYWGVPLEWATLIASTSVGLLGVYWSRRYLIPRPVFTVAAVIPMIPGSYAFTTMVGIISLYSTGFSEPLLATIIENGLRTMFILMALSFGLAIPSVVIYRGRPIV comes from the coding sequence ATGATAGATTTAATTAAGTTATTAATAGAAGATGCCTTATTCTCTGCGGTGCCTGCCGTTGGCTTCGCGATGGTATTTAATGTTCCGACTAGAATGCTAGGGTTCTGTGCCATCGGCGGCGCGTTTGCGCATAGCTTGCGAACCTTGTCTATATACTGGGGAGTACCTCTGGAGTGGGCCACCCTCATCGCCTCCACGAGTGTGGGTTTACTAGGGGTGTATTGGTCGCGACGTTATTTGATTCCTCGGCCTGTATTCACAGTGGCAGCGGTGATTCCTATGATTCCCGGTAGCTATGCTTTTACCACGATGGTTGGCATAATCAGTTTATACAGTACCGGGTTTAGCGAGCCCTTATTAGCCACCATTATTGAAAACGGCCTACGTACTATGTTTATTTTAATGGCATTGAGTTTTGGTTTAGCCATCCCCTCGGTAGTGATCTATCGCGGTCGGCCAATTGTCTAA
- the apaG gene encoding Co2+/Mg2+ efflux protein ApaG — MSNSLDYDLDIDIESGFLPEHSVPENQQFAFYYTITIRNCSSQALQLLRRHWIITDGNGEINEVKGEGVVGKQPHLQPDKPFSYTSSAVLATEVGVMQGWYTLVDEDGNEFQAEVPAFRLSLPNKLH; from the coding sequence ATGAGTAATAGTCTTGATTATGATTTAGATATCGACATTGAATCTGGATTTTTGCCTGAACATTCTGTTCCTGAAAACCAGCAATTTGCTTTTTACTATACCATCACTATTCGCAACTGCAGCAGCCAAGCTTTACAGCTACTGCGCCGCCACTGGATAATTACCGATGGGAACGGCGAGATAAATGAAGTAAAAGGCGAAGGTGTGGTGGGTAAGCAGCCACATTTACAGCCAGATAAACCCTTCAGCTATACGAGTAGCGCGGTATTGGCGACTGAAGTAGGAGTAATGCAAGGTTGGTATACATTGGTAGACGAAGACGGTAACGAATTTCAAGCTGAAGTTCCGGCCTTTCGTTTATCCCTCCCTAACAAGCTGCACTAG
- the lptD gene encoding LPS assembly protein LptD has protein sequence MFVTKRCQQTSLALAVLLSSFAARAETPLSMPQCRAHIPERSELGPLDPNAPYMVSADQLQAKQGDKASFTGNVEFSQGPRVLKAENTVLDEQAQTLQADGNIEFQDNLVSVKSDTFNANLRDHQATLNSAEYQLFEQQGRGAANNLTITGEQQLSLENASYTACPPDDVSWEIRAEKIDIDSQEQWATTKNATVRLFDVPVLYLPYFSYPIGDQRHSGFLFPSVSTSTTNGIDISAPYYWNIAPNFDATITPRLLTRRGMQLQSEFRYLLGQNTGTVNAEYLANDSVLDRDRYLVHWNHQGQYQRNWRFNTEYTRISDDNYFNDLGDKLGKVNENQLLQTGDVSYHTKNWYTELLVQDFQVLGDTDQPHTLLPQLSFAGDWDLNWQTLQFGFASEISNFAHSDPTQNTAQRVHFEPKLSLPYVVPAGFFQADLALMHTYYSQSQGTSADFDISASENRTLPKVSVQGGLNFDRKTRWYGDNFTQTLEPVIKYLYIPYTDQNSIGIYDTDYLQQDYYGLFRDQRYSGLDRIADANQITLGVNSRFLSPSNQETLRLSLGQIIYIEPSRTTLSPNSESSTSSSSALAFEVDANIRQDWYGHVGLQIDTLESELNKANAAIEWRPEAQKLIQLNYRYSLADESMVSDINQVGSKVAWPIHSKVSAVASYYRDMILDRSIESYLGLQYNSCCWGIRLTYQRGLKSTYVDDSSGIDRVGEFDSSLRLDFEIKGLGGSDTSSREEMLEGGNFKYGRPFYLNN, from the coding sequence ATGTTCGTAACTAAACGGTGCCAACAAACATCGCTCGCTTTAGCGGTGTTGCTTTCAAGTTTTGCTGCACGCGCAGAAACACCGTTATCAATGCCTCAGTGTCGCGCTCATATTCCAGAGCGTAGCGAATTAGGCCCCCTTGATCCCAATGCACCTTACATGGTTTCAGCAGATCAACTGCAGGCCAAACAAGGTGATAAGGCAAGCTTCACCGGTAATGTAGAGTTTTCTCAAGGCCCTAGAGTACTTAAAGCTGAAAACACGGTACTTGATGAGCAAGCACAAACTCTGCAAGCAGATGGCAATATTGAGTTTCAAGACAATTTGGTGAGTGTTAAAAGTGATACCTTTAATGCAAACTTACGTGACCATCAAGCCACACTCAACTCCGCTGAGTATCAGCTGTTTGAACAACAAGGGCGCGGCGCAGCAAATAACTTAACAATTACTGGCGAACAACAGCTATCACTTGAAAATGCCAGCTACACCGCCTGCCCACCCGATGACGTTAGCTGGGAAATTCGCGCAGAAAAAATTGATATCGACTCACAAGAACAATGGGCAACCACTAAAAATGCCACTGTTCGCTTATTCGATGTACCAGTATTATATTTACCTTATTTTTCTTACCCTATCGGCGATCAACGCCATAGTGGCTTCTTATTTCCAAGCGTTTCTACTTCAACCACTAACGGAATTGATATTTCAGCCCCCTACTATTGGAATATCGCGCCTAATTTTGACGCAACGATTACCCCTCGATTGCTAACTCGTCGCGGTATGCAACTGCAAAGTGAATTTCGCTATTTACTGGGTCAAAACACCGGTACAGTGAATGCAGAATACCTAGCCAATGACAGCGTTCTAGACAGGGACCGGTACTTGGTCCACTGGAATCACCAAGGTCAATACCAACGTAACTGGCGTTTTAATACTGAATACACGCGGATCAGTGACGACAATTACTTCAATGATTTAGGTGATAAGCTGGGCAAAGTAAACGAAAACCAGCTGCTGCAAACTGGTGATGTCAGCTACCATACCAAAAATTGGTATACCGAACTGCTAGTACAAGACTTTCAAGTATTGGGTGACACAGACCAACCACATACCCTGCTCCCGCAACTAAGTTTTGCAGGCGATTGGGATCTAAACTGGCAAACTTTACAATTTGGTTTTGCTTCAGAAATCAGTAATTTTGCACATAGTGACCCAACCCAAAACACCGCCCAGCGAGTTCACTTTGAACCCAAGCTAAGTTTACCCTATGTCGTGCCAGCCGGATTTTTTCAAGCCGATTTAGCATTAATGCATACCTACTACAGCCAATCACAAGGTACTAGTGCAGATTTTGATATTTCAGCTTCAGAGAACCGTACCTTACCAAAAGTGAGTGTTCAAGGCGGGCTAAACTTTGACCGCAAAACTCGCTGGTATGGGGATAATTTTACCCAAACCTTAGAGCCTGTAATTAAGTATCTCTATATCCCCTACACCGATCAAAACAGTATTGGCATCTACGACACTGACTACTTACAGCAAGATTATTACGGCTTGTTCCGAGATCAAAGGTACAGTGGCTTAGATCGAATTGCTGATGCCAACCAAATCACCTTAGGGGTTAACTCGCGCTTTTTATCCCCGAGCAATCAAGAAACCTTGCGCCTTAGCCTTGGACAAATTATCTATATAGAGCCCAGCCGAACCACGTTATCCCCAAATAGTGAATCATCAACCAGTTCCAGCTCTGCGTTGGCATTTGAAGTAGACGCTAATATTCGCCAAGATTGGTATGGCCATGTTGGTTTACAAATCGACACCTTAGAGAGTGAGCTCAACAAGGCAAATGCCGCGATAGAGTGGCGCCCTGAAGCGCAAAAACTGATTCAATTGAATTATCGCTATTCTTTAGCTGACGAATCAATGGTCAGCGACATTAACCAAGTAGGTAGTAAGGTGGCTTGGCCAATTCACAGTAAAGTATCAGCTGTCGCTAGCTACTATCGCGATATGATTTTAGACCGAAGCATCGAAAGCTACTTGGGTTTGCAATATAACTCCTGCTGCTGGGGTATTCGTCTTACTTATCAACGAGGCTTAAAAAGCACCTATGTTGATGACAGCTCTGGCATTGACCGAGTGGGTGAATTCGATAGCTCGCTACGCTTAGATTTTGAGATTAAAGGACTAGGTGGAAGTGATACCAGCAGCCGAGAAGAAATGTTAGAAGGTGGTAACTTTAAGTATGGCCGCCCATTTTATCTCAACAATTAA
- the rsmA gene encoding 16S rRNA (adenine(1518)-N(6)/adenine(1519)-N(6))-dimethyltransferase RsmA — translation MNNQVHQGHRARKRFGQNFLNNDAVISQIVATIYPQPGENLVEIGPGLGALTEPVANAAGHLQVVELDRDLAQRLREHSTLANMLTIHEIDALKFDFMQLVKPEQKMRVFGNLPYNISTPLIFHLLSFTSAISDMHFMLQKEVVKRMAAGPDCKAYGRLTVMTQVQCRVLPALEVPPEAFMPPPKVDSAVVRLEPYESTLYPLTSLATLDRVCKEAFNQRRKTIRNALGNLLTVEQLEILGLKPTLRPENLTIQQFCDIANYIDREQLLQAPASDE, via the coding sequence ATGAATAATCAAGTCCATCAAGGGCACCGCGCCCGCAAACGTTTTGGCCAAAACTTTCTTAATAACGATGCTGTAATCAGCCAAATCGTCGCTACAATTTACCCCCAACCCGGTGAAAATTTAGTTGAAATTGGCCCAGGTTTAGGCGCATTAACTGAGCCAGTGGCAAACGCTGCCGGACACCTACAAGTCGTAGAGCTTGACAGAGATCTTGCGCAACGCCTGCGCGAGCACTCCACGCTAGCTAACATGCTCACCATCCATGAAATTGATGCACTTAAGTTTGATTTCATGCAATTGGTGAAACCTGAACAAAAGATGCGGGTATTCGGTAACTTACCCTATAACATTTCTACTCCGCTTATCTTTCATTTACTGAGCTTTACTAGCGCAATATCTGACATGCACTTCATGCTACAAAAAGAAGTAGTAAAACGCATGGCTGCGGGGCCAGATTGTAAAGCCTATGGCAGGCTAACTGTAATGACTCAAGTACAGTGCCGCGTTCTGCCCGCTTTAGAAGTACCACCTGAAGCCTTTATGCCACCACCGAAGGTTGACTCAGCAGTGGTCCGCCTAGAGCCTTATGAAAGCACCTTATATCCACTGACCTCATTAGCCACCTTGGATAGAGTATGTAAAGAAGCTTTTAATCAGCGTCGAAAAACCATTCGTAATGCATTAGGTAACTTACTCACCGTTGAACAACTGGAAATTTTAGGCTTAAAGCCCACATTACGTCCGGAAAATTTAACTATTCAGCAATTTTGTGATATTGCTAATTACATCGACCGCGAACAACTACTGCAGGCGCCTGCTAGCGATGAGTAA
- the folA gene encoding type 3 dihydrofolate reductase: protein MKVAMIAAMAEQRVIGKDNQMPWHLPADLKHFKAVTMGKPVIMGRLTYESIGRPLPGRLNIVISRNPELLIDGVTVVNSVDAALALVPDEAEVMIIGGANIYQQCLHLAEVLYLTFIDKQVEGDAHFPDYQQFQWQEVDRESHLADERNPVNYQFVTLQRQV from the coding sequence GTGAAAGTAGCAATGATAGCCGCGATGGCAGAGCAAAGAGTCATCGGTAAAGACAATCAGATGCCATGGCATCTACCCGCCGATCTCAAGCATTTTAAAGCGGTGACTATGGGTAAGCCGGTGATTATGGGACGGCTAACATATGAATCGATTGGTCGCCCTTTACCGGGGCGTTTAAATATTGTGATCAGTCGGAACCCTGAGCTGCTTATTGATGGTGTGACGGTAGTGAACAGCGTGGATGCGGCCTTGGCGCTAGTGCCTGACGAAGCCGAAGTGATGATTATTGGTGGCGCTAATATTTATCAGCAGTGTTTACATTTGGCGGAGGTATTGTACCTCACCTTCATTGACAAACAGGTTGAAGGGGACGCACATTTTCCGGATTATCAGCAGTTTCAATGGCAGGAGGTAGACCGTGAGTCTCACCTAGCGGATGAACGAAACCCTGTTAACTATCAGTTTGTTACTTTGCAACGTCAGGTTTAA
- the surA gene encoding peptidylprolyl isomerase SurA, translating to MKKLILLSAGLVMLVAGLVQAQEQLLDKVVVIVNNDVITENQIQELTNKVVRNSASSGQDLPPKDELQEQVMNRLILESLQLQLAERLGIKISDSQLENTIDNIIRGEKKTREAFLADIEKQGITYNQFREDIRTEIILGEVGRSQVQRRVKVSEQEIQALMKLIDEQDKGTIRYHVGHILLRVGSDESATQQLAESIVSQLKAGENFNQIAMTNSQGPKALEGGDWGWMTLEEMPTLFAGVVKNQHKDTVLGPIRTESGLHIIKVLDAEGLQKVETLEVNARHILIKPSIILSDKKAESLLAEFRQQLVLEEVTFEELARQYSEDPGSAVRGGELGWSDPQSFVPAFKDTVTRLNAGELSQPFRSTFGWHLLEVLDKRTTDTTNKASENRAYQMIFNRKFNEETQAWQEELREEAYVEILDGDA from the coding sequence ATGAAAAAATTAATTTTGCTTAGTGCTGGCCTAGTAATGCTAGTCGCTGGGCTTGTTCAAGCCCAAGAGCAATTGCTCGATAAAGTTGTAGTCATTGTGAACAACGATGTGATTACCGAAAATCAGATACAAGAGCTCACCAATAAAGTGGTTCGAAACTCTGCGTCTAGCGGTCAAGACTTGCCGCCTAAAGATGAACTGCAAGAACAAGTGATGAACCGTTTGATTCTAGAAAGCTTGCAGTTACAACTTGCTGAGCGCCTTGGTATCAAGATAAGCGATAGCCAATTAGAAAACACTATCGACAACATCATCCGTGGCGAAAAGAAAACCCGAGAAGCGTTTCTTGCTGACATAGAAAAACAAGGGATTACCTACAATCAATTTCGTGAAGACATTCGAACAGAAATAATTTTGGGCGAAGTGGGTCGTAGTCAGGTTCAGCGCAGAGTGAAAGTGTCTGAACAAGAGATACAAGCCCTAATGAAACTGATTGATGAGCAAGATAAAGGGACTATTCGTTATCACGTAGGCCACATATTATTGCGGGTTGGCAGTGACGAAAGCGCGACTCAGCAGCTTGCTGAAAGCATTGTCTCTCAGCTTAAGGCCGGGGAAAACTTTAACCAAATAGCCATGACCAATTCACAAGGCCCCAAAGCACTTGAAGGTGGAGATTGGGGTTGGATGACGCTGGAAGAAATGCCGACATTGTTTGCTGGCGTCGTGAAGAATCAACACAAAGATACTGTGCTAGGACCGATTCGGACTGAGTCAGGCTTGCATATTATTAAGGTGCTGGATGCCGAAGGCTTACAAAAAGTTGAAACCCTAGAAGTTAACGCCCGTCATATATTGATCAAACCTTCAATTATCCTCAGTGATAAAAAGGCCGAAAGCTTGTTGGCTGAATTTCGTCAACAGTTAGTCTTAGAAGAAGTGACCTTTGAAGAGTTGGCTCGCCAATATTCAGAAGACCCAGGTTCAGCAGTACGTGGTGGAGAATTGGGTTGGTCTGATCCGCAATCCTTTGTGCCTGCCTTTAAAGATACCGTTACTCGACTCAATGCCGGAGAGTTAAGCCAACCATTCAGATCAACTTTTGGCTGGCACTTATTGGAAGTATTGGACAAACGTACTACTGACACCACCAATAAAGCCAGTGAAAATAGAGCATACCAAATGATTTTTAACCGTAAATTCAACGAAGAAACTCAAGCTTGGCAAGAAGAATTGCGCGAAGAAGCTTACGTTGAAATTTTGGATGGTGACGCATGA